DNA from Herpetosiphonaceae bacterium:
CCCAGGCCCCAGCCGATCACGCCGGTCGAGGGCTGGAGCCAGATCACCGCAGCCTGCACGCCGCAGCGCCGCGCCGACGATGTCGCGACGATCATTCGGCTGGCCGAGGCTCAGGGCTTGATCGCCGCCGGAGCCTACTCGACGACCACGCGGGAGCTTGCCGTCGCCAACTCGCTGGGCGTGTGGGCCTACCATCCCGGCACGTATGCGCAGATCAGCACCGTCGTCATGGGCGAGGCGTCGGGCTGGGCTGCCGCCACCAGCCGCGACAGCGACGAGATCGACGCCGAGGCGATCGGACGCGAGGCATGCGACAAAGCGATCCGCTCGCGCAATCCGCAGCCGCTCGCGCCGGGGATCTATCCCGTGGTGCTGGAGCCGTACGCGGTAGCCGAGATGATGGCCTACCTGAATATGATCGGCTTTGGCGCGCTGGCGCTGCAAGAAGGGCGCTCGCCGCTGGAAATAGGCGCGCAGCAGGCTGCGTCGCTGGTGACGATCTACGACGACGGCTCCGATCCCACGGGCTTGCCGCTGCCCTTCGACTACGAGGGCGTGCCCAAGCAGCCGGTCCAGTTGATCAAAAAAGGCATCAGCACGGGCGTGGTGTACGACACCCAGACGGCGGCCAAAGACCACACGCGCTCGACCGGCCATGCGCTGGCCGCGCCCAACAGCTTCGGCCCGCTGGCGCTGAATCTGTTTCTCAAGCCCGGCGGCACGCCCAAGGCAGCGCTGATCAAGGGCATCGAGCGCGGCGTGTACGTCACGCGCTTCCACTACGTCAACATCGTCCATCCCAAGCAATCGCTGCTCACGGGCATGACGCGCGACGGCACGTTTCTGATCGAGAACGGCGAGATCGCGGGTCCGATCCACAACCTGCGCTTCACTCAGAGCGTGCTCGAAGCGCTGCGCGGCGTGCAGGACATTAGCCGCGAGACGGTGCTGGATCGCGATTTCACGGGCGCGAGTTGCCGCGCTCCGGCGCTCAAGATCGGCGCGTTCAACTTCAGCAGCGCGACGGAGTTTTAAGAACCAAGAACCGGGTGCCTGCGGGTGCCCTGTGGGCATGGGCGCCCGGTCCAGGGTGAGGGCCTGAACTCGAAACGCAAAGCTCGAAACGTGAAGAACAGTACACGCATGGTTGCTCGTTGTTCCCGGTTTTTCCGCTCTCCGTCTGATAACGTATGCTAGAATAGCCAGGCCAACCGAAGGAAGGAGTTTTCGTATGCGTAAGAAAGTGACAATCATCGGGGCGGGCTTTGTCGGCTCGACCTGTGCCCATTGGATTGCATCAAAAGAGCTAGCCGATGTCGTGCTGGTCGATATTGTCGAGGGGATTCCGCAGGGCAAGGGCCTGGATCTGCTCGAAGCGGGGCCGATCGAAGGCTTCGACATTAGCATCGTCGGCACCAACGGCTACGAAGAAACCAACAACTCCGACGTCGTGATCCTGACATCGGGAGCGCCGCGCAAGCCGGGCATGAGCCGCGAGGATCTGCTCAAAGTCAACGCCGAGATCACTTCAAGCAACATCGAGAAAGTGGTCAAGACCTCGCCCAACGCTCACATCATCGTCGTCAACAACCCGATGGACACGATGGCCTACCTGGCCTACAAAGTTTCGGGCTTTCCGCGTGAGCGCGTGATGGGCCAGGGCGGCGTGCTGGATGCCGGGCGCTACCGGACCTTCCTGGCGCAGGAGGCGGGCGTGTCGGTGGAGGACGTACAGGCGATGCTGATGGGCGGCCACGGCGACGAGATGGTCCCGCTGCCGCGCTACACCACGATCTCCGGCATTCCCGTCACCGAGTTCATCTCGCAGGAGCGGCTGCACGCGATCGTCGAGCGCACCAAGAAAGGCGGCGGCGAGATCGTCCAGCTGCTCAAGACCGGCAGCGCCTACTACGCGCCATCAGCGGCGACCGTCCAGATGGTCGAGGCGATCTTGAAGGACAAGAAGCGCGTCCTGCCCGCATCGGCCTACATGCAGGGCGAGTACGGCCTCAACGACATCTTCTTCGGCGTGCCCGTCAAGCTGGGCGCGAACGGCATCGAGCGGATCATCGAGCTGCCGCTGACCGACGAGGAGAAGGCCGGCGTCGAGAAATCGGCGGCGCTGGTGCGCGATAGCATCAACGCGCTACCCGAAGAGTACCGCAGCCGCTAAGCCTCCTGATACATCCGATAGGCTGGCGCTCCCGTATAGAGCTTGATAGCCCTGGCCTGCGAACGTGAGAATCCTCTCACGTTCGCTATTTTTTCGTTTCTTGACATTTTGAGCTATGAGCGGGCATCGCTGCCATGCTATACTATTTGTTAACTAGGATGGAGGGTTGTTTGTCAGGTACTACTGACCAACACAACAGCACAACAGCCGAGGACGCTGCTCGGCTCACCGCCATTGCAAAAGGCGACATGTCAGCGCTCGAGTCGCTTTTTATGAAATATCAAGCCGCAGTCTATCAAACGGCGCTCGGCGTCACCCGCGATCCACAGGTCGCCGAGGAAGTACTCCAAGACACCTTTTTTCGGTTGTACCGTCACGCAGGTAGGCTGGATGGTTCGCTGCCGTTAGCCCCATGGCTCTACCGGGTCGCCATCAATCTTTGTTACAATCGCCTCAAGGGATTGCGTGCATGGACAGACTCGTTCCATGAGCTAGCCGAGCGGCTGTTTACGCCAAGCAGTACATCGCCGGAGCGTGCTGCCGAACGGAACGAGCTGCAAGCGCTCGTACAGTCGGCACTGGCAGAGCTGGACCCCAAGCACAGGGCCGTGCTGGTGTTGTACTATCTCCATGACTACGCAGTGCATGAGATCGCCGAGATTACAGCGGTGCCCGAAGGTACCGTCAAATCGCGGCTGTTTCACGCAAGAAAACTGCTCAGACAGCACCTGGAGCAGCGCTACGGCGCGACCGAGCTGTTAGTGCCAGATCCCGCATAGCTATGCTTACCATCATTTCGGGAGATCTATGGCCGCGGGTTTTGCTGCACTCCGCTCCACGACAACTCAGATCCTCGGCGGCGATCGGCTCTATGCCGTTGCGCGCTGGATCCTGCTGGTGCTGCTGTTTGGCGCGTCGACGCTGCTTCACGGTTTAGAGCTACTTCCAGTCCCCTCACCGCATCCGTTCGGCCAAGTGTTCTGGGGCTACGCCGCGTTTTCGGTCGTCGCCGGTATCCTGGTCATCACGCCGCGAGCGCAGCGGATCATTCCGTGGTTCTATCTGCTCGATCTGCTGTGGCTGGCGGCGCTGGCCTTCGCCGGGCCGGGATCGGCCTACGGCTATACCTCGCTGTTTATGCTGCCGCTGGTCGCGGCGGCGTTTCGGCTCAAGCGGGTCAACGTCCTGGCGATGAGCGTCGTCGCGGTCATTCTGTCGATCGCGCTTCAGTTCAAGCCGCACACCTCGATCGAGATCCTCAGCTTCACCAGCCAGGGCGTGATGTTCGGCGTATTGCCCTGGCTGTGTAACCTCCTGTCGGAGCAGTGGACGATCGATAATCGGCACCGCGTCGCGCAGGCGGAGCAGCAATCGGCGCAGGCGCTGGCCCATGCCGAGGCGTACCGCGACCGCATGCGCGCCCTGTACGAGGCTGCCGTCTCGCTCAGCACCAGCGCGCATCCACGTACCGTGCTCGAAACGATCTTGAACGAGATGGTCCGAGTGGTGCCGTATCAGACCGGCGCGATCTTGCTGCCGACCGGCGAGCTGAACGAGGTGCATGTCGCGACCGGGCGTAACCTGCAAGCTGCCGAGATGAATGCGCGGTTTACCGTCGGCGGCGGGACGCTGGGCACGATCATACGCGGCGGCGACGGCGGTATCCTGAACAACGCCCATGCCGAGGCGGAGCTTGCCAGCCTGCCCTCGATCAGCGGACGCCGCGCGGTGCTGCTGCTACCGCTGCGCTCGGCGCGGCGCACCTACGGCCTGGCGCTCTTCGCCAGCGACACCGTACAGTTCGATCTTGAGCAGATGGAGATGGCGACGACCCTGATCAGCTATGGTCTGGTGGTGCTGCAAAATGCGCAGTTGATCGCCGAGATCCGCACCGAGCGCAACAACCTGCTCGCTCGCGAAGAAGAAGTGCGCAAGCAGCTCAACCGCGATCTGCACGACGGACCGGCGCAGGCGCTGGCCGCGATCACGATGACGCTGGGCTTCATCAAGCGGCTGTACGAAAAAGAGCCGGAGCGCGTCGTGCCGGAGCTGGACAAGCTGGCGCAGCTTGCGCAGCGGGCTAACCACGAGGTGCGCACACTGCTCTTCGAGCTGCGTCCGCTGGTGCTCGAAACCCAGGGCTTGCTGCCGACGCTTCAGCAGTACCTTGAGCGCTTCGAGCCGAACAGCAACACGCCGGAGATCATCCTTGAGGGCGGCGAATCGATCGGCCCGCTGACCAAGCGCGTCCAGGGCACGCTCTTCAACATCGTGCAGGAGTCGGTCAACAACGCGATCAAACATGCCCAGGCCAAGCACATCTGGATTCGCATCCAGAAGCAGGGCGACGATGTTCTGCTATGTGTTCAGGACGACGGCAAAGGCTTCGATCTGCAAAGCGTCAAAGCCTCATACGATCAGCGCGGCAGCTTCGGCCTGCTGAGCCTGGAAGAGCGCGCTCGGCTGGTCGGCGGCTCGGCTGAGATCATCTCGGCGCCAGGAGCCGGAACCACCGTCCGAGTCGGCGTGCCGCTGGAAGGCTAGCGCTCACCAGAAGCTTGCTGCTTCGTGGTATGATGCAGCGCTATGGTGACAACAATCTCTGCAACACCTCGTTTATCTCGTGGACGACTGGCAACTCTGGTTGCCAGTCGTTTCGTGCTCAACGCCATCTTTCGCATCGCCTATCCGCTCGTGCCGTTTGTCGCCGCGCGCTTCAACGTCACCATCGAGCAGGCGACCTGGATCGTGACGATCCAGGTCTTGTTCGGGCTGGCTAGTCCGCTGGGCGGCTGGCTCGGCGATCGGATCGGCTACCGCATGACCATGCTGCTGGGCCTGGGCGCGACGCTGATCGGGACGCTGGGGATTACGGCAGGGCCCAGCCTGGGGCTGTTGATCGCGGCATACGGCGCATGCGGCCTGGGCGTGTCGCTGTATCAGCCCGCAGTTCAGGCATATGTGAGCGCGCTCACATCGTATCAGCAGCGAGGCCGCGCCGTGGGGCTGATCGAGATGTCGTGGGCGCTGGCTGGCATCGCCGCCGTGCCGCCGCTGACCTGGCTGGTGCAGAGCCAGCAAAGCCTGGCTGGAACGTTCTTGATCCTGAGCGGCTGCATCGGCGCGATCATCGTGATCGCCGCGCTCGCGCTGCCCGACGAGGCGACGCATCTGCACGCCGACGGGGCTGCGGGGCCGTCGTTCTTAAGCGTGGCGCGCAGACCAGGCGTGCTGGGCTTGTTCAGCTTTTTGTTTCTGGCGCTCGGCGGCTGGGAGGTGCTGTTTATCGTGCAGGCTCCGTGGGCAACCGAGCGCTTCAACGCCTCGCTCACCGATCTGGGAACCGCCGCCTTCGTCTTCGGCATCGGCGAGCTGTTCGGCTCGATCGGCTCGACGCTCTTCACCGATCGGCTCGGCAAGCGGCGAGCGGCAACCTTAAGCTTTGTGATCGCCGCGCTCCTGTTCCTGGCACAGCCCTTCGTCAGCGTCAACTGGACGAGCTATCTGGTCTGCTACATGCTCTTCGCAATCTTCGTCGAGTTCGCGATCGTCGCCTCGCTGACGCTCGCCACAACGGTCAGCACCGTAGGCCGCGCGACGGTCATGGCGCTGGTGGTGACGGCGATCCAGGTCAGCCGCGCGATCGGCTCGCAGATCGGCGTGCCCGTGCTGGCGGCATCATCGCTCTTCGTCAACTGCCTGATCGCCGCCATCCTGACGCTGATCGGCGTGGGCATTGCGCTGCGATACGTACACGAGGACGAGAACAAAGAACAAAGAACAGAGAACAAAGGATAAAGTTTAACCTCTCTGTTCTTTGTTCCGGGTGCCATGCGGGTGCCCTTAGGGCATGGGTACCCGGCGTCTTTGTTTGTTCCGTTGTTGCCTACCTCACGCGATACACGATTGGCAGCCCAGCCAATCGCTCGATCTGGCCCTGCGCTGCCAGATAATCGAGATGCGACAGCGTCTCACCGATCGCGAACTGCACCTGATGCGGCGAGAAGTCACCCATTGGAAAGACGCGGGTGGCGACCTCAAAGGCCGTGCTGCTCGCTCCGAGCGCCGCGACGATCTGCTCCAGACGCGCGGCGTGATGCTCGGATAGCTCGTGCAGCCGACCGGGCAGATCGGTGAAGACCGGGCCGTGTCCTGGCAGCACCACAGCGACATCGAGCGACTCAAGCGCCGCAAAGCTGCGCAGGTAGCGTCCGAGCGGATCAGGGCGGGTGTGGGGCAGAACGCTGATGTTGGGGCTGATCCGGGGCAGCACGTGATCGGCGGCGATCAGCGTGCGCGTGGACGGCTCGTACAGGCAGAGATGCTCGTCGGCATGGCCCGGCAAGACTAGCGGCTGAAACGGTCGGCCCGCGAGCAGCAGCGGCTCCGATGCGATCGTGTACTCCGCGCCTTCATCGATCGCGAGCGCTTCAAGCGCCGTCACGTCGGGCAGCGGCTGCGTCATCTGCTGCGTCGCGTGGGCGCGACGAGCCACGGCTACCGCCAGTGCTTCGGGCGTGCCATGCGCTTGAAAGAGCGCGCTCAGCTCGTACCCCGTCCGCTCGCCGTCGCTCCACACATCGTACACCGATCGCGCCTCGGCGGGTGTCATCAGCACGGGCGCGTCGCTGAGCCGCTGCCACCAGCCTGCCAGACCCGCATGATCGGGGTGGTAGTGGGTCACGCAGATCGCGCGAATGTCGGCGGGCCGCAGCGACCAGCGGGCGAGCGCCGCCTGCCACGCCTCAAGCGCGGGCGGCCAGTGAATGCCGGTATCGATCAGCGCCCAGCCGTCGGGGCCGCGCACCAGATAGCAGTTGACGATCTTGAGCGGAAACGGCAGAGGGATTTCAACCTGTATAATGTCAGGAGCGACAACCATACTGGCTCCTTTTCAAGGCATACTGTGTGCTTAGTGCGCCATCAGGCCGGGGGTGTGGGAGTGTTCCCCAAACTTCCCTTTCTGAAGCGAGCGTGGCTAAGTCTAGCACACACCAGGAAAATCGTTTATGGAATTGCAGCAGATCCGCACATGGGCGCGCGAGGCAGGCGCGATCGGCCTCAAATACTACAACGCGGTTGAAGCGCGGCGCAAGCCAGACCGCAGCTATGTGACCGCCGCCGACGAGGAGATCGAGCGCTTGCTGCGTACACGGATCAAGGCGAGCTATCCCGATCATGGCGTGCTCGGCGAGGAAGAGGGCCAGCATAATATCGACGCAGAGTATCTCTGGGCGCTCGATCCCATCGACGGCACCGGCGCGTTCGTCAGCGGGCTGCCGATCTGGGGCATCTCGATCGGGCTGCTCCGGCGCGGCCATCCGATCCTGGGCTGCTTCTACATGCCCGTGCTGAATGAGTGGTACGAGGTCGACCTGGAGGGTCCGGCGCTCTTCAACGGGCAGCCCGTGGAGGTGATGCGCGAGGGCTTGCTCGATCCCGAAGCCTGGATCTGCGTGCCGTCGAACATTCACCGCCGCTACACGATCAACTATCCCGGCAAGGTCCGCTCGTTCGGCTCGATGGCGGCCTACGTCTGCTATGTCGCGCGGGGCATCGCCGCCGGAGCGCTGATCGGGCAGCCTAAGCTCTGGGATATTGCGGCGGGCATGGCGATGCTTGAGCGGGCCGGTGGTGGCGCGCGCCTGCTGCGATCGGGCGCGCCCCTCGACCTGCGGCAGATGTTGACGGGCCGCGCCGCGCCGGAGCCGGTCGTCGTCGGCTCGCCTGAGGCCGTCGAGCTGCTGCTTGATCGCATCAAGATGCGCGAGCGCCGCTGGTGATCGCGGGTAGCCGCAGTTATGTCTAGTATTTGGTACAATACACCGTGATGCTGAACGAATCAATGACCATCACGCTCGAACCGAATCGAGCGATTAATCTCTACGATCTGACGCTGCCGCAGCTTGGCGAGCTGATGCAAAGCTGGGGCCAGCCCGCGTTTCGCGCCAAACAAATCTTCACCCAGCTCTACCGCAACCTCGTGCCATCCTTCGACGCGATGACGGATCTGCCGCTGACGCTGCGGGAGCGGCTGAAGGCCGAGACGCAGCTAGGCGCGCTTCAGCTTAGCCGCGAGCAGACCGCAGACGACGGCGATACGCGCAAAGTGCTCTGGCGCTTGCCCGACGGCAACGTGCTTGAGTCGGTGCTGATGCTCTACCCCGACCGCGCCACGGTCTGCATTTCGACGCAGGCGGGCTGCGCGATGGGCTGTGTCTTCTGCGCGACCGGGCGCATGGGCCTGCTGCGCAACATCACGCCCGGCGAGATCGTGGAGCAGGCCTTGTACTTTGCGCGCGGGCTGCGCAACGGCAGCTTCGACGCCACGCATCGTCACGATCATATCACCAATCTGGTCTTCATGGGCATGGGCGAGCCGTTCGCCAACTACGATCGGTGGTGGGCCAGCGTCGAGCAGTTGCACCACCCGCAGGGATTCAACCTGGGCGCGCGCAACCTGACGGTTTCGACGGTGGGCCTGGTGCCCGGCATTCGTCGTCTGGCAAGCGAAAAGATCCCGATCAATCTGGCGATCTCGCTGCACGCGCCCAACGACGAGCTACGCTCCGCGCTGATGCCGGTCAATCGCAAGTATCCGATCCGCGATCTCATGGCTGCTACAGAGGAGTACATCGACAAGACGCACCGCCGGGTCAGCTTCGAGTATGTGCTGCTGCAAGGCCAGAACGACTCGGTGGAGCTGGCACGGCAGCTAGCCGATCTGATCCAGGGTATGCTCTGCCACGTCAACCTGATCCCGTGGAACCCGGTGCCTGGCGCTCCGCTCCAGCGCTCGCATCGCAAACAGATCGAGGCGTTCCAGAACGTGTTGATCGAGCGCGGCATTCCCTGTACCGTGCGCATGGAGCGCGGCGTCGCGATTGCCGCAGCGTGCGGACAGCTTGCAGCCGTGCCGCAGGCAGCGTAGCGGCAGGATTAAACCAACCATCCCGGCGGGTATGGGCACAGCCGTGCCGTGCCCTGGGCGTGATCGTCAAGGTTTACACATTAATCGGGATCGAATCGTAGGGGCGAGGCGGTGCCTCGCCCTCGTCGATCCGTCAGGTCGCCCCTACGTGGTCTGGTCAGGAAGCTCCTCAAGCTGCGCCCTCAGCGCGGCGATCCGCTCGTGGCTGCGGCGCACCGCCCGCCCGATTGAAAACCACTCGGCGTTGTCGGCGGTTTCTTCTTCCAATCCCTGCGTATAGCGCATCATAAACAGATCCGTATCGATGCCCCGCTCGACCTCGAACACGTCCAGGTTTTGCGAAAGCTGCCCGATCAGCGTGCGCTCCCTGGCGATCTCCCGCTCGATCTCGTCGCGGTCGAGCTGTGCGGTTGCCTGCTCCGGCTGCGGCGGATCAGTGTCGCGCTCGCCGACATTGCAGACCGCCTTAACTCCGGGCAGATACAGCAGGCCAAGCAGCGGCGCGCTGGTGATCGGAATCAAGGCCATGATCCGCTCGAACGCGCACAGGAAGATCAGCGACAAACACGCCGTAAAACCGATCGCGATTGTCGCGTAGTCCCACGCATTCCAGGTGCGGCGGAACAGCGCGGCGGCGACAAAGGCAAAGACCGCCGCAGCGGCGAAGGCGTAGCCCATATCAACGGCCACACCGCCAGCGTAGTCCCAGCCTTGCATCGCGCGCTCAATATCACGCTGAGCCAGCAGTGCTTGAACCCGGCTCAGCACGCCGCGCCGCTCTGACCAGCGCATGATGCCGAGCGTCAGCCAGCCGAGCATCGCCAGCACCGCGTAGCCCAGCGCCACCCCCCACCACCCCGGATGCGACGACCACTCCTGCGGACGTGCCTCGTGTACATCAGCCATACTAGATCGCCACTCCAAGCTGATCGGCAACCGTGAAAATATCCTTATCGCCCCGACCCGACAGATTCACCAGCACGATCATGTCGGCGTCCAGCGTCGGCGCGAGCTTGAGCGCCTCGGCGATGGCGTGAGCCGACTCCAGCGCGGGGATAATGCCCTCGGTGCGGCATAAGACCTGAAACGCATCCAGCGCCTCGTCGTCGGTTGCCAGCGTGTAGCTCGCCCGACCCGTGTCGTGGAGCATCGCGTGCTCCGGCCCGATCGAGGCGTAGTCCAGACCGGCGGAGACTGAGTGCGTCAGCGCGATCTGGCCGTCGTCGTCTTGCAGCACGTAGGAGTAGGTTCCTTGCAGCACGCCAGGACGGCCACCGGCGAAGCGCGCGGCGTGCTTCTGGGACTCCACGCCCAGGCCGCCGGCTTCGACGCCGCGCAGCGCAACGCCGGTATCGTCGAGGAACGGGTGAAAGATGCCGATCGCGTTCGAGCCGCCGCCGACACAGGCGATCACGACATCCGGCAGCCGTCCGACCAACTCCTGCATCTGTGCCCGCGCCTCGTGCCCGATCACCGACTGAAAATCGCGGACCATCGTCGGGTAGGGGTGCGGGCCGAGCGCCGATCCGAGCAGGTAGTACGAATCGGGATTTGTCACCCAGTCACGCATGGCCTCATTGATCGCGTCTTTGAGCGTGCAGGAGCCGCTATTCACGCCGCGCACCTCAGCGCCGAGCAGCCGCATCCGAAACACATTCGGCCTCTGGCGGGCCATGTCCTCGGTGCCCATGTACACGACACAATCCAGGCCCAGCAGCGCGCAGACCGTCGCGGTCGCCACGCCATGCTGTCCCGCCCCGGTTTCGGCGATCACGCGCTGCTTGCCCATGCGCCTGGCGAGGAGGCCCTGGCCGAGCGCATTATTGATCTTATGCGCGCCGGTATGCGCCAGGTCTTCGCGCTTGAGATAGATCTGCGCGCCGCCGCAGTGCTCGGTCAGCCGCGCCGCGAAGGTGATCGGCGTGGGACGACCGGTATAGGTCTGCTCAAGGCGGCGCAGCTCGGCAAGAAACGCAGGGTCGGCCTGCGCCTCGGCATAGGCGCGCTCAAGTTCGAGGATCGCCGGCATCAGCGTTTCGGGCACGTACTTGCCGCCATACGCGCCAAACCGACCGGCAGTGGTAGGAGTTGCCATAGTACATCCCTCAGGCAATACAAATGCTTGCAGCAACCCCAGGTCGGTGGTCGCTGCAAGCATTATACCCATGTGCGATGAAGCTAAGCTACTTCACGTCGGCGGTCAGCTCTTCCATGCGCGCGACAAGCTCGCCAAAGACCTCGCACGCCTGCTGGACCGGCTCAGGCGAGGCCATATCGACGCCCGCATCGCGCAGCAGATCGATCGACGTTTTGGAGCTACCGCCCTTCAGGAAGTTGAGATAGCGCTCGACGGCGGGCTGTCCCTCGCTCAAAATCTGCTTCGAGAGCGCCGCCGACGCCGCGATGCCGGTCGCATACTTGTAGACGTAGAAGTTCGAGTAGAAGTGCGGAATCCGCGACCACTCAAGCGCGATCTGCTCATCGGATACCACATCGGGACCGTGATAGCGCTTGGTTAGCTCATAGTAGAGTTCGCTGAAGCGATCGGCGGTCAGCGCCTCGCCAGCCTCGGCGCGGCGATGTATATCGTGCTCGAACTCGGCGAACATCACCTGGCGGAACATCGTGCGGCGGAAATCTTCGATGCGGTGATTGATCAGATAGAGCTGAAGATTGCGATCGTCGGTGTTCTGGAGCATATGCTCGACCACCAACGCCTCGTTGAGCGTCGAGGCAACCTCGGCGACAAAGAGCGTGTAGTGGCCGTAGGTGTACGGCTGCGTGCGGCGGGTGTAGAACGAGTGCATCGAGTGGCCCAGCTCGTGCGCCAGCGTAAACATGCTCTCCAGATTATCCTGAAAGTTCATCAGGATAAAGGGCTGGCTGGTGTATGCGCCATAGCTGAACGCGCCTGAGCGCTTGCCCTCGTTCTCGTAGACATCAACCCAGCGCCCATCGTACAGGCCGTGGCGCATCGCCGAGACGTAATCGTTGCCGAGCGGCTCCATGCCCGCCAGCATCATCTCACGCGCCTGAGCGTAGGTGTATTTGGCCTCGACATCGCCGATCAGCGGCACGTAAATATCGTACATATGCAGCTCGTCGAGCTTGAGCAGGCGCTTGCGCAGCCGCATATAGCGGTGGAGATGATGCAGGTTGGCGTTGATCGTGTCGACCAGATTGGTATAGACCGCCAGCGGAATAGCGTCGGGATCGAGCGCGGCCTCGATCGACGATCCATAGTTTCGCGCCTTGGCATAGAACATGTGCGTACGAATATGGCTGGACAGAAGCGTGCCCGTGGTGTTGCGCACCTTGCCGTAGGTATCGTACATCGCCTCGAACGCAGAGCGGCGGACATCGCGATTTTTGCTCTCCATCAGCCGCAGGTAGCGGCCCTGGCTCAGCTCGATGTCGTTGCCCTCTTCGTCTTTGATGACCGGAAACTTGATGTCGGCGTTGTTCAGCATCTCAAAGACCGACTCGGGCGCGCGGGCGATCTCGCCTGTCTCGGCCAGCAGCGCCTCGACCTCGGCGGAGCGGATATGATCGCGCTGCCGTCGCAACTCCTTCAGCGCATGCTCGTACACGCGCAGCTCGGCGATCGAGGCCAGAAACTCACTCAAGCGCTCATCGGACACCGCCAGAATCTCCGGCTCGAAGAAGGCTGTCGCCGCGCCCAGGCGCACGTGCAGGCTGGATGCTCGATCGAAGAGCGCCTGATACCGCGAGTTTGCCGTGTTCTCGGACTGGCGTAGATAGGCATAAATGTACAACTGCTCGATCAGCTTGTTGGCCTCGTCGCGCTGCTGAAACGCATCCAGCATCGATTCCGCATCCTGGCCGATCATGCCGGCAAGCTGCGACAGTTGCGGGATCAGCTCCTCAAGCCGCTTGAAGTCTTGCTCCCACTGCTCATCGTTGGCATAAAAGCTTTCCAGGTTCCAGGTGTATTCCAGGGGTAGCTCATGTCGCTTGGGTACAGCACTCGTCGCCACGGCGCACTCCTTTATCGGTATATCTGCATATCACGAACAACAGTACTATTGTACACGAGACGGGTCCGGTTTTGGATCGATCGAATT
Protein-coding regions in this window:
- a CDS encoding TldD/PmbA family protein, which produces MIGSDAIRRITDRVLSASPADQTEVVVIAGAEQLTRFANNEIHQHVSETNAQIRIRAVIGQQIGVAVTNEPAEDSLQRALEAAVEIAMHQPPNPDFTSLPRPQPITPVEGWSQITAACTPQRRADDVATIIRLAEAQGLIAAGAYSTTTRELAVANSLGVWAYHPGTYAQISTVVMGEASGWAAATSRDSDEIDAEAIGREACDKAIRSRNPQPLAPGIYPVVLEPYAVAEMMAYLNMIGFGALALQEGRSPLEIGAQQAASLVTIYDDGSDPTGLPLPFDYEGVPKQPVQLIKKGISTGVVYDTQTAAKDHTRSTGHALAAPNSFGPLALNLFLKPGGTPKAALIKGIERGVYVTRFHYVNIVHPKQSLLTGMTRDGTFLIENGEIAGPIHNLRFTQSVLEALRGVQDISRETVLDRDFTGASCRAPALKIGAFNFSSATEF
- the mdh gene encoding malate dehydrogenase — translated: MRKKVTIIGAGFVGSTCAHWIASKELADVVLVDIVEGIPQGKGLDLLEAGPIEGFDISIVGTNGYEETNNSDVVILTSGAPRKPGMSREDLLKVNAEITSSNIEKVVKTSPNAHIIVVNNPMDTMAYLAYKVSGFPRERVMGQGGVLDAGRYRTFLAQEAGVSVEDVQAMLMGGHGDEMVPLPRYTTISGIPVTEFISQERLHAIVERTKKGGGEIVQLLKTGSAYYAPSAATVQMVEAILKDKKRVLPASAYMQGEYGLNDIFFGVPVKLGANGIERIIELPLTDEEKAGVEKSAALVRDSINALPEEYRSR
- a CDS encoding RNA polymerase sigma factor, translating into MSGTTDQHNSTTAEDAARLTAIAKGDMSALESLFMKYQAAVYQTALGVTRDPQVAEEVLQDTFFRLYRHAGRLDGSLPLAPWLYRVAINLCYNRLKGLRAWTDSFHELAERLFTPSSTSPERAAERNELQALVQSALAELDPKHRAVLVLYYLHDYAVHEIAEITAVPEGTVKSRLFHARKLLRQHLEQRYGATELLVPDPA
- a CDS encoding GAF domain-containing sensor histidine kinase, with product MAAGFAALRSTTTQILGGDRLYAVARWILLVLLFGASTLLHGLELLPVPSPHPFGQVFWGYAAFSVVAGILVITPRAQRIIPWFYLLDLLWLAALAFAGPGSAYGYTSLFMLPLVAAAFRLKRVNVLAMSVVAVILSIALQFKPHTSIEILSFTSQGVMFGVLPWLCNLLSEQWTIDNRHRVAQAEQQSAQALAHAEAYRDRMRALYEAAVSLSTSAHPRTVLETILNEMVRVVPYQTGAILLPTGELNEVHVATGRNLQAAEMNARFTVGGGTLGTIIRGGDGGILNNAHAEAELASLPSISGRRAVLLLPLRSARRTYGLALFASDTVQFDLEQMEMATTLISYGLVVLQNAQLIAEIRTERNNLLAREEEVRKQLNRDLHDGPAQALAAITMTLGFIKRLYEKEPERVVPELDKLAQLAQRANHEVRTLLFELRPLVLETQGLLPTLQQYLERFEPNSNTPEIILEGGESIGPLTKRVQGTLFNIVQESVNNAIKHAQAKHIWIRIQKQGDDVLLCVQDDGKGFDLQSVKASYDQRGSFGLLSLEERARLVGGSAEIISAPGAGTTVRVGVPLEG
- a CDS encoding MFS transporter encodes the protein MVTTISATPRLSRGRLATLVASRFVLNAIFRIAYPLVPFVAARFNVTIEQATWIVTIQVLFGLASPLGGWLGDRIGYRMTMLLGLGATLIGTLGITAGPSLGLLIAAYGACGLGVSLYQPAVQAYVSALTSYQQRGRAVGLIEMSWALAGIAAVPPLTWLVQSQQSLAGTFLILSGCIGAIIVIAALALPDEATHLHADGAAGPSFLSVARRPGVLGLFSFLFLALGGWEVLFIVQAPWATERFNASLTDLGTAAFVFGIGELFGSIGSTLFTDRLGKRRAATLSFVIAALLFLAQPFVSVNWTSYLVCYMLFAIFVEFAIVASLTLATTVSTVGRATVMALVVTAIQVSRAIGSQIGVPVLAASSLFVNCLIAAILTLIGVGIALRYVHEDENKEQRTENKG
- a CDS encoding MBL fold metallo-hydrolase; the encoded protein is MVVAPDIIQVEIPLPFPLKIVNCYLVRGPDGWALIDTGIHWPPALEAWQAALARWSLRPADIRAICVTHYHPDHAGLAGWWQRLSDAPVLMTPAEARSVYDVWSDGERTGYELSALFQAHGTPEALAVAVARRAHATQQMTQPLPDVTALEALAIDEGAEYTIASEPLLLAGRPFQPLVLPGHADEHLCLYEPSTRTLIAADHVLPRISPNISVLPHTRPDPLGRYLRSFAALESLDVAVVLPGHGPVFTDLPGRLHELSEHHAARLEQIVAALGASSTAFEVATRVFPMGDFSPHQVQFAIGETLSHLDYLAAQGQIERLAGLPIVYRVR
- a CDS encoding inositol monophosphatase family protein; the protein is MELQQIRTWAREAGAIGLKYYNAVEARRKPDRSYVTAADEEIERLLRTRIKASYPDHGVLGEEEGQHNIDAEYLWALDPIDGTGAFVSGLPIWGISIGLLRRGHPILGCFYMPVLNEWYEVDLEGPALFNGQPVEVMREGLLDPEAWICVPSNIHRRYTINYPGKVRSFGSMAAYVCYVARGIAAGALIGQPKLWDIAAGMAMLERAGGGARLLRSGAPLDLRQMLTGRAAPEPVVVGSPEAVELLLDRIKMRERRW